The Kordia sp. SMS9 genome window below encodes:
- a CDS encoding YifB family Mg chelatase-like AAA ATPase, which yields MLKKVYGSAVFGIEATTITVEVNIAKGIGYHLVGLPDNAIRESNYRIASALQNNGYKIPGKKITINMAPADLRKEGSAYDLTLALGILAASNQIQSENLDNYLIMGELSLDGSLQPINGVLPIAIKAREEGFKGFILPEQNAKEAAVVNNLEVYGVQNIRQVINFFDAGEPLEKTIIDTRAEFLKNLNFPEFDFSDVKGQESIKRCMEIAAAGGHNIILIGPPGSGKTMLAKRLPTILPPLTMHEALETTKIHSVVGNIKDKSGLISERPFRNPHHTISDVALVGGGSYPQPGEISLAHNGVLFLDELPEFKRSVLEVMRQPLEDREVTISRARFTITYPSSFMLVASMNPSPSGFFNDPNSPMSASPIEMQRYMGKISGPLLDRIDIHIEVTPVPFEKLSEERKGESSGEIRERVIKARELQTQRFKHSEMLHYNAQMNTKQIRNYCKLDAEALSLLKNAMERLNLSARAYDRILKVARTIADLGQEPNILPNHIAEAIQYRSLDREGWLG from the coding sequence ATGCTCAAAAAAGTTTATGGAAGTGCCGTATTTGGTATTGAAGCTACTACGATTACAGTAGAAGTAAATATCGCAAAAGGAATTGGCTATCATTTAGTGGGTTTGCCCGATAATGCTATTCGCGAAAGCAATTACCGCATTGCTTCAGCCTTGCAAAATAACGGGTATAAAATTCCTGGGAAAAAAATTACCATCAATATGGCACCTGCCGATTTGCGCAAAGAAGGAAGCGCTTACGATTTAACCTTAGCATTAGGAATTTTGGCAGCTTCTAATCAAATTCAATCTGAAAACTTAGACAACTATCTCATTATGGGTGAATTGTCGTTGGATGGAAGTCTACAACCCATCAATGGCGTATTGCCCATTGCCATCAAAGCACGGGAAGAAGGTTTTAAAGGTTTTATTCTGCCAGAACAAAATGCCAAAGAAGCCGCCGTTGTGAATAACTTAGAAGTGTATGGTGTACAAAACATTCGGCAAGTCATCAATTTCTTTGATGCAGGTGAACCTTTAGAGAAAACCATCATTGATACGCGTGCGGAATTCTTGAAAAATCTGAACTTTCCCGAATTTGATTTCTCGGATGTCAAAGGGCAGGAAAGCATCAAGCGATGTATGGAAATTGCGGCTGCGGGCGGACATAATATTATTCTCATTGGACCACCAGGTTCAGGAAAAACCATGCTTGCCAAGCGACTTCCCACGATACTACCGCCACTAACGATGCATGAAGCCTTGGAAACTACAAAAATTCATTCTGTGGTAGGAAACATTAAAGACAAAAGTGGCTTGATTTCGGAGCGACCGTTTCGGAATCCACATCACACAATTTCAGACGTCGCTTTAGTCGGCGGCGGAAGCTATCCGCAACCTGGAGAAATCTCGTTGGCACATAATGGCGTATTGTTTTTAGATGAATTGCCCGAATTTAAAAGGAGTGTGTTGGAAGTCATGCGACAACCGTTGGAAGACCGAGAGGTCACCATTTCCAGAGCGCGATTTACCATAACCTATCCAAGCAGTTTCATGTTGGTGGCAAGTATGAACCCGAGTCCAAGCGGATTTTTCAACGATCCCAATTCGCCCATGTCTGCTTCTCCCATAGAAATGCAACGCTACATGGGAAAAATTTCGGGACCATTATTGGATCGAATTGACATTCATATTGAGGTCACGCCTGTTCCGTTTGAAAAGCTCTCGGAAGAACGGAAAGGTGAAAGCAGTGGAGAAATCCGCGAACGTGTCATCAAAGCAAGAGAACTGCAAACACAGCGCTTCAAACACTCGGAAATGCTACATTACAATGCACAAATGAACACCAAGCAAATCCGCAACTATTGTAAACTAGATGCAGAAGCTTTGAGCCTTCTCAAAAATGCTATGGAACGTTTAAACTTATCTGCACGCGCATACGATCGTATTCTCAAAGTAGCGAGAACCATTGCTGATTTAGGGCAAGAACCAAATATTTTACCAAATCATATTGCGGAAGCTATTCAATATCGAAGTTTAGATCGAGAAGGTTGGTTGGGGTGA